In Bacteroidales bacterium, the genomic stretch AAATTTTAATACATTTAATTGAAGATAATAAAAAAGCCCCGCGATTGGGGCTAATTAATCTGTTATGATTTTTTTGGGGGGGGTAACAAGTAAAACAATTAAGTTTTATATAAAATGATTTTATGTTGCAAAGATATTATCAAAAAATGTATAAAAAAATTAGATTATTTATGTTGCGTTAATTTATGACATTTTACACAAAAAAAATAAAAAACCAAATTTTCAAAAGATATAACTGTCTGATTATCAAAATATTACATATACTAAAAAAATATCACTATTCTTAATAAAATAAATAAAAAAACACATAACCTATAAATCACTTTCGTATAAAAAACACATGTAAAAAACTATAATTAATTGATTATCAAAGATTAAAGTGTGCAATTCAAATAAAATCATACAAAAAACTTATCAACTATCAATTATTTACTTTCAATTATCAAATAAACAAAAGGCTGCATTTTCGTGCAGCCTTTTTCGCTTATTTATATCAGTTAGTTATTTCTTAATAACCTTTTTGCTAATTCGATTATTATCAGTTATGAGGGTTACAACATACATACCAACGTTCAACTCTGAAGTTTGAATTTCAACCTCGTTACTTCCATCATGTGGTCTATCCACTACAATTGATCCTGTGATTGTTGATATTGTAATACGTTTCACTTTAGCTACTCCGCTCAAAATCAACTTCTCATTGAATGGATTGGGATAAACCTGTACATTTGCTAATGAGTTTGGTTGAATAATTCCTGTTGGCTCAAGTGACACAGTTACTTCCATAGCCTCATCTGCAACAGTAAAGCCGCCAGTTGCTTCCTTGAAGTTGGATGCTAATACCTTATAAGTGTATTCTCCCTTTTCAAGTTCAAAAGTAGCTTTGCCTTCTTCGTCAGTTTTAACTGATGTTTCACCAACGAATACTGTGGCTTCTGCAACTGCTGCACCAGCTTTACCTTTCACTACAAATGTTATAGTATAAGTATTAACTGTCCACTTAGCATAAAGTGTTAAATCACTTGTTACGGCTGTTTCAAAATCATATGCAGTTTGCAAATCAGTATCAATGAACCAGCCAGCAAAGGTATAGCCTTCTTTTGTTGGGTCAGCTGGTTTGATAACTTTTTCACCGTGATTTACTGTCGCATTTTCAACTGCACTTCCACCGTTACTGTTGAATGTTATAGTATAAATATTAACTGTCCACTTAGCATAAAGTGTTAAATCACTTGTTACAGCTGTTTCAAAATCATATGCAGTTTGCAACTCTACATCGCTGAACCAGCCAGCAAAGGTGTAACCTTCTTTTGTTGGGTCGGCCGGTTTGGTAACTTTTTCACCGTGATTTACTGTTGCATTTTCAACTGCACTTCCACCGTTACTATTGAATGTTATAGTGTAAGTATTAACTGTCCACTTAGCATAAAGTGTTAAATCACTTGTTACAGCTGTTTCAAAATCATATGCAGTTTGCAAATCAGTATCAATGAACCAGCCAGCAAAGGTGTAACCTTCTTTTGTTGGGTCAGCTGGTTTGGTAACTTTTTCACCGTGATTTACTGTCGCATTTTCAACTGCACTTCCGCCGTTACTGTTGAATGTTATAGTGTACTTCACAACTGGCGAGCTTTCTGTCCACTTAGCATAAAGTGTTAAATCACTTGTTACAGCTGTTTCAAAATCATATGCTGTTTGCAAATCAGTATCAATGAACCAGCCAGCAAAGGTATAACCTTCTTTTGTTGGGTCAGCTGGTTTGATAACTTTTTCACCGTGATTTACTGTTGCATTTTCAACTGCACTTCCGCCGTTACTGTTGAATGTTATAGTGTACTTCACAACTGGCGA encodes the following:
- a CDS encoding T9SS type A sorting domain-containing protein; its protein translation is SPVVKYTITFNSNGGSAVENATVNHGEKVIKPADPTKEGYTFAGWFIDTDLQTAYDFETAVTSDLTLYAKWTESSPVVKYTITFNSNGGSAVENATVNHGEKVTKPADPTKEGYTFAGWFIDTDLQTAYDFETAVTSDLTLYAKWTVNTYTITFNSNGGSAVENATVNHGEKVTKPADPTKEGYTFAGWFSDVELQTAYDFETAVTSDLTLYAKWTVNIYTITFNSNGGSAVENATVNHGEKVIKPADPTKEGYTFAGWFIDTDLQTAYDFETAVTSDLTLYAKWTVNTYTITFVVKGKAGAAVAEATVFVGETSVKTDEEGKATFELEKGEYTYKVLASNFKEATGGFTVADEAMEVTVSLEPTGIIQPNSLANVQVYPNPFNEKLILSGVAKVKRITISTITGSIVVDRPHDGSNEVEIQTSELNVGMYVVTLITDNNRISKKVIKK